The following proteins are encoded in a genomic region of Sparus aurata chromosome 23, fSpaAur1.1, whole genome shotgun sequence:
- the LOC115576222 gene encoding protein kinase C and casein kinase substrate in neurons protein 3: MSTLPSENSPEDANNRSFWMPGNYQRTVKRTEDSFQACNDIVACFQERARVERQYAQQLSEWSNKWKPVVDSSPLYGSLMKAWQCFLSSADRLASLHASICRSLVSEDGDRVRTWQKDTFHKKLFGGFKESQDIETGFIRAQKPWAKRLKKLDKARRAYHKVSRKEQAAREREAHAQGNPDVAIDKQKKIQEERELAQQEAEKVRARYEKVLEEVNRYAPRYMEEMESIFDQSQDEERKRIVFLKQAFLSIHKHLDITSNESVRAVYNELHNTLMAIDEHEDLRWWKNTHGPGMPTDWPHFQEWTPEKKPSKGKKEVEKKATIERSAMIGGVRVRALYDYVGQETDELSFKAGEEFLKIEDEDDQGWCRGMKDDGWEGLYPANYVEVV, translated from the exons ATGTCAACGCTTCCCTCAGAGAACAGCCCCGAAGATGCCAACAATCGCAGCTTCTGGATG CCTGGGAACTATCAGCGCACCGTAAAGCGAACAGAGGACTCCTTCCAGGCCTGTAATGACATTGTGGCGTGTTTCCAAGAGAGAGCTCGCGTGGAGAGACAGTACgcccagcagctcagtgagtGGAGTAACAAGTGGAAGCCAGTCGTGGACTCCA GTCCTCTGTATGGATCTCTGATGAAGGCCTGGCAGTGCTTTCTGTCCTCCGCCGACCGACTCGCCTCCTTACACGCCTCCATCTGTCGCTCTCTGGTGTCGGAGGATGGAGACCGGGTCAGGACCTGGCAGAAGGACACCTTCCACAAGAAGTTATTCGGAGGCTTCAAGGAGTCCCAGGACATTGAGACGGGCTTTATACGTGCTCAGAAACCTTGGGCCAAACGACTTAAAAAG CTGGATAAAGCCAGACGTGCGTACCACAAAGTGAGCCGCAAGGAGCAGGCGGCCAGGGAGCGGGAGGCACACGCTCAGGGAAACCCGGACGTCGCCATCGACAAACAGAAGAAGAtccaggaggagagagagctggCTCAACAGGAGGCCGAGAAG GTTCGAGCCCGCTATGAAAAAGTCCTTGAGGAGGTGAACCGCTACGCTCCGCGCTACATGGAGGAGATGGAGTCCATCTTTGACCAGTCGCAGGATGAGGAGCGCAAGAGGATTGTCTTCCTTAAACAGGCCTTCCTCTCCATCCACAAACACCTGGACATCACCAGCAATGAGAG TGTGAGGGCCGTGTATAATGAGCTCCACAACACACTGATGGCCATCGATGAGCACGAGGACCTCCGCTGGTGGAAAAACACCCACGGGCCCGGCATGCCCACCGACTGGCCCCACTTCCAG GAATGGACGCCCGAGAAGAAACCAAGTAAAGGGAAGAAAGAAGTAGAAAAGAAAGCAACGATAGAGAGGAG TGCGATGATTGGAGGCGTGAGAGTAAGAGCTCTGTATGATTATGTTGGCCAGGAGACAGATGAGCTGTCATTTAAAGCAG GTGAGGAGTTTTTGAAGATCGAAGACGAGGATGATCAGGGTTGGTGTCGGGGGATGAAGGATGACGGCTGGGAGGGCCTTTACCCAGCCAACTATGTCGAGGTGGTTTAG